aggcgaaacttttttttaagcaatagcaacactcttttgacatttgtccctttgttgtatcaatattcaataccaatgatgaaaaactcaaagcagatatgttactaccgcgttcgttttgaagcttcaaatacggcccaactGGGCCGTCAGTTGTTTAGTTGGCATCGAgtgcagtcacgaacgtgccgcgtcttgtcttacctaaataaattgaaaatgacgtcgtgcgtgtttcgaaaatgtaccaattatgactcaaaagaaaacaaaacatatggaatctcttaccacatgtcttgattgcaataaatacctcgattatttacattttcaattattttttcgaacaatctggaaaaaatcgaattttcgtcatagctcaggcagagtagacagaatgtatgtatgaatgaatcaggcgaagaaagagacagcgatacgattcgacgtttaaaaatagaactgtctcttatAAGTAAATGGTTTTACAgctaagtgaaacaaaagatttcgtatcttttgtttcacttagctgtcaaatttgtcaatgtttgcaattttgaatttgaaaattgttcggaagagattttatccggaaaatagtatggacgtaacaaaTCTGTATaggtagaatatcattgatcaaTGCTCtattaaaacgtagtgattatattctctttgtgctctatgacataaaatttacaaaacaaagattttcaatttccttaaatttagttttgcaatgtgaaaactacatgttactgtgattaatattaataattaaagtgaaagacgtgtcatggtgctgaaaatttgaagattttcattgaagaaaaatagtaatacgcgaaaatatcactgaaattctcgcgtccacatttccgattctgatcgcacaatcgccatagtagcaggtaattaagcgtttgttttatcaattttatttgtttattttattgtataatgcaattctaagtagcctgagtaagtattatgtggtacttataataaaacaacaattttacttaaaccttatgtttacgtaaacaatgaactgtcaaagaaatctatcatataacgcgcctaacaatgattgatactttgacttaggtgctttgcgtaATTATGTATCTTAgacgtaggtatataaaattctcgtgtcacagtgtatgtgcttaactcctttaacactttgatgcagcgtaatataatattataattattacattttatgtgTACAGCaagcagaaaaagcgtttaacgaaataaccgaaatgactgggagaatttatgctatcattttgaaacactgaaaataaatacaaggagtgggaattaaccctttattaggatatcctaaattcaatattgaagagctgattattgaagatgaaagtgcctcttcactgtgacaccactgctgtaactacatgAACCTAGAAAATTGCGATGATTCCGTTTCcggctgcattgtagaatattatttggatgatcatattttattaaaataacaaaaccctgtctttcacttatttattttttgtattttcttaaataagtagttccataataaaaaaggagtgagcttctcgtctgtcgccaggctgtaactcaagaacggtaatagctagagagttgcaattttcacaaattatgtatttctgttgccgctatgacaacaaatactaaaaacaaaataaattaaatatttaacccTAGAGTGAGCGCGCTATGAGCATTTTGCCGCCCGCGCTGAAAAATCGGTAATAATTCGTAAAACAATAGCTCGTTAGTCTTGCGCTTTATGGTAGCTGCCCCTAATCTCTTTAGCTATGCGTGCTGAAAAGCTGGACGCCGTCAGAACACGGGGGCCCACTTAAAGTTAAGGTTCTTACTATCAGGTGTCGCGGGGCGGCAAATTGCTCACCGCACGCCCACTGACGTAGGtcaaaattttgatattatttttttccaaagtTGCAATACTGACTTTGTTTTATGGTGGATTGgttataaaaacaattttaattatacaatttaaaagtattaagtaatagCAACGTAGTATTTGAAAGATTTCTTTCAAATACTAAATCAATTGCTAAGGTGCCAGTCAAGTCATAATAAATGACCACaaggtcagagtagacagaatgtgACAAGGTCTTCTATAGACACATTTCATATTTCTTTGCAACCTTGCATCATCTTCCAAGAAGGTAGATGGATCTTCCATCGCctatatttttgtgaaaataaaatataatttttgaaaatatgtGCACTAAAAAAGGTGTTACAGATGGCTAAAGTTTCTGTGCAATGAACATTGCTTATACTTTTGTGAAGACTGTTCAGATAAAACATATCCTGCAGATAAGGAAAACATataattttgatccttttttcttaaatttttcaGTATTATTGGGTATTATTtaggacaaagtaaaaaaagtcagtaaaaatattaagttttataaaatgttttgtaaGCCAAAGTCCTTaaaacagattttaataaatatggtgaattttcaatttttatttgtgttatttaaatcgtgtcaaaataaattattagtattGCTTAATTCCTACTAAAAATAACTAAAGAAAAGGGGCGGCAAAATGCTCCACACGCGCCCACTGACGTTTCGCGGAATAACGCGCCCACTCTAGggttaaggggggctccgatacaacaaacataatttttcaaacattttttgctcgataacagtgatgacaacaagtaggcacttgaaattttcacaaaggtcataattatatgtgttatttaataattattaataatatttaaataaaataaaaatttaaggggggctcccatacaaaaacacaattttggctgatttttgctctataacggtacggaacccttcgtgcgcaagtccgactcgcacttgaccgattatttcttagattgatttgaaagggatgacactacgatgttgccactttttaatttcttcactttcttgactaaataaaattggagaaatcggttcagccgttctcgagattAGCCCCTTACCAACACATTTAGCGAttcgtttttataatattatagaagatTTTTAATTACAGCTTAAtgtcagggccggatttatatttttatgagtataagCCGCCATCCAAAGACTCTGCCGCCGCCTCCCCTAGAatgccataggacgctgccacccataggccatggcctatactgcctaatgcttatacataaatccagagctgctcTATGTTAATTGTTTTTGGGTTCTGTTGGGTTACAAATTTGCAATTCGGTTGTAAATCTGTCGTAATTTagtttacttaatttttttttatgaaataagggggcaaacgagcaaacgggtcacctgatggaaagacagatggacactcgcagcatcagaagagctgcaggtgcgttgccggccttttaagagggaataggataataggggagggtagggatggcaagggaagtgaataggggagggtaaggaagggattagggtaggggattgatcctccggtaaactcactcactcggcgaaacacagcgcaagcgctgtttcacgccggttttctgtgagaacgtggtatttctccggtcgagccggcccattcgtgccgaagcatggctctcccacgtataaattatctATGTTCCGATACGGTCGCAAGTGTTTTTCAATTCAATCGCAATTCAGTCACAATTTTTTCTACCACTTTCAATTAAGTTTGACTTGAGTTGAGATAACCCAGCGACCACATAGAGATAACCACAAGAGAGTCAATCAATTAGCATTGAATTGATCTGCATGCCTGACACTATTCTTCGCGCGGGAAGCCGCGGTAAAAAATTGTCGTCGTTAGTCGTCAGTAGACTTATGTggcgcgacgcgtagatgcatttgtaGACTTTAAGGTGCGGGCCCACCGGATCGGATTCGGAGCGTACGCAACGGACGGATTTGTTTCTTTGTATTACTGCGAGCACTGGAACGTCATTTCTATGCCTGACAGTTTTATAAATGACTGACGCTTCGACCGtaccgtacgctccgattcagACCCGGTGAAGGCGCAGCTttatatgaatttgacagatttgcaagacgtctcacgcagttGAAATCTGTAATCTCATCAATCCAGTCAAATCATCATGTCATGTCAtcaatccatacaaatttagaaacgcaTTACGCATCGCACGCGTctcgttgtggtctgaattctTACTCATAAGGTACTGACTATAGATTGCAGGACAACCGAATTGCCTTGGCTAAATTGTTTTCAGAGAAGATTAGTCATACAATGAGGTGTAAAAATTACCTCCAGATAATTTGGGTGTACTTACTTCAGTCTACTGACGCTCACTTACAGAGTACAGACGTTAACTTTAAAAGCAAGTTCACctgaagtgaaaaaaatttgtttgtcgATTTTTGAAGCATCGTACCTATAAAAGAGTTAAACGagatttattaatttaactaaTAACAGAACCCTTTCAACTATCTTAACTTAGCACCTCGAgtctaaacaaaaaaatatccagATATATTgaaaaatgaatgaatgaaagaaTGCCCTAAACTACAAAACCTTTAAGTCTTACATTGTGACCCCAAACTTTTATTCACACTCAGACTCTAGTAGGTACCTAGTTGAAAATACCCACTAATTTCATATCACGTAAAAGAGAAAATAACATATTTCAAATGATCcaggtatatattttttcagaagATCAGGGTCGCTTATAGACATCTTTACATGATCCAAGGTCCAGCGAGGCCGTTGCAGCCGCAGGCGCAGCTGCCGCCGATGGAGACCGCGCCGCCGGCGGGCACGATGCCGCCGAACTCCACGGCGCCGAGGATGGGCACCTGGCCGGCCACGGCGGTGTTACCGGCCACTCCCAGCTCGCCGGCCACGGCCACCTCGCCGATGCCGACGCCGCCGTACGCGGGGCCGGCGACGCCCAAGCCGAGGGGGCCGGCCAGACCCAGGCCAGCGGGGCCGGCAATGCCGAGGCCGAGGGGACCGGCGAGGCCGAGACCGGCGGGGCCGGCGATGCCCAGGCCGAGGGGGCCGACCAGCTCGGCGCCGCAGCCGCACGGCGCGCCGATGGCGGCGGCCGGCCAGCCCGCGCCGATGCACTGGCTGTATACATTCTGCAATAATTGACATTAcatttaatattgttatattatgggTTTCGAGATAGGCCTATTCGAGATAGGTCATGATGCGCCTATTGCAGATAAAGAGCTCAATATTTACCTGGAGCAGGCAGGCGAGGACGACGAAGGCGAAGCGAGACATGTTTGTATCGACTGAGTTCGGTACACAATGATCACGGGTCTCGGGGAGCTATATTTATATTGGCGTTGTGTCTAGGGGTGAATGATTGTTATGAAAATTGACTTGAGCACGTCTTCGCCATGTTTGTATGATAGCTTCAACATGTGGGTGACTGTTCACTATATGTAACTTCTACAAAAGTTGCATCAGTTGCATACCTagttctattataatttttcttcattaaattttggtttttctatgtttaattttcgaaattcataacgtattgcctgtgtaagcgtagtctataagtttagctattaaataagatcttttttatatttataggatatttacatgagaagtattggtcagattagtgtgaaagcccgagaaaaactaaaatggctgccattttacaaccgttagagaaagaaaaaatttgagagccgaTTTATATTATTGATGAAATATGTTATATGCCatacattaaaggatcggacaccggtgtcgcgaCACATTGAAATTGGCGCGTTTCCGACCGGAGGCACAGGTTAACCTGAAGTGATACTGTGACCGCGTGCTCTCCGCCCTCTTTTACGGAAACGGTTCAccgtatgaaaaataaattttaacaaaagttgtaaagaatttagtattaagtatacataatggtaataaaatatacaaatagcaaaaaacccataggaaattaaatatttacaaaataagtgCAAAAAACCGATTTTTGTGACCTTTTAACCTTGAAATTTAATTGTTGCGCACACCCTACCATTTGTAGAGAGACAACATTTAGGGTGCCAATGcccaatatacaaatatttacagacttacagctgggtatctcgaattccgaggtGAACTTACTATACTAATTGGACTACATATCTTTTataagttttctatgaaagtactctagatattttttctattaaagTACTATATAAAGTATCGATAAAGGTACTAGATAAGATACTTAGTatggacgtcaacatgatccaaaacgcaagattttgcaccaaggtcagcgttgccagattttttttgtgccaagtcgggactttggaactttttgagtgaaaaagcgggattcttcagtcaaaaacggaaaaagtaaaaaaggtataaaatcaaaagttttagaatttttaccttttatTTGCCTATTAGATCTAAGCTAAAGTAGCCAAGGAAAGTCCACCCCTCTACCtaccacactcttatcttcattacgcacctttcttttaCAGctcgctgcacgtacgttcggacCTTCCAACGTCAGTTCTTCTAAGTAGTATgtgggctttccccgaaaagcgggactgagccggAACATTTACTTAATTTACTTAGATGAAAAAtagatacttattattattgtttttacgtaGGTTTTtaacttggaagtcggttttaattttgatattatattatgttatgttatgttatgttatgttatgttatgttatgttatgttatgttatgttatgttatgttatgttatgttatgttatgttatgttatgttatgttatgttatgttatgttatgttatgttatgttatgttatattatattacactttGCATAGACCCAAATTGAGATGGTTTAATAAGTAAAGGCATTTcttgatcaaaatatttgaaagtttcaccaaaaatactgacttgcatactaattatgcaccctaaataatgcgaaattagcatactatttaaagttatttgcaaaactgttttactgaacgaataactattattaaaattgtatatctaacaattccttagttcaacaaacatacctactccaactttttaaaggaaaaccatcacctaaattacttttaggaataTCATTTATTCTTAATAAAACCTAATtaaatctgttatgttcatataattaagaacacataaaaatcatcaagtgctaacttaacatggactaaactttggcacagtgaatggtaagTCAGTttctaaacaataataataaacagtcggcaaagagcgagtcggattcgcgcacaaagggttccttaccaaaataattaagcctccggcttaggaattgcactctaggggttgacaagctactaaagaaaaaaaaacaactggcttcaattataaGTCGACGGAGCTTCGCgacgcggggctcctacttctgggtggttcacaaaaaaataaccacgatggaaaactaatctaacctaacccaatcaagtcgtattgggccaacattgctattaattatttaagaatcattaataaatttattagcccatacaattacaatacagtaataaaattttgatcatatttttttttttttttatcaagaaaccttgaattatatagttttggaatgataaaatctttcaccataatatctcatcataattaccaaaaatctttgtcgctaacacagaaatagatcaagatatatctgtggtccccaaagagtaaagagcgagcgcaaaggattgagtgcggcgttagatgaggaggccccaacatgtttttcagtaaaacagagaaacaaaaagaaaataaagttaagttaaaaatattttagttttttttttttttttttttaatacgagcaaacgggtcacctgatggaaagcaacttccgttgcccatggacactcgcagcatcagaagagctgcaagtg
This genomic window from Aricia agestis chromosome 2, ilAriAges1.1, whole genome shotgun sequence contains:
- the LOC121735694 gene encoding chorion class A proteins Ld24-like → MSRFAFVVLACLLQNVYSQCIGAGWPAAAIGAPCGCGAELVGPLGLGIAGPAGLGLAGPLGLGIAGPAGLGLAGPLGLGVAGPAYGGVGIGEVAVAGELGVAGNTAVAGQVPILGAVEFGGIVPAGGAVSIGGSCACGCNGLAGPWIM